CGGGCACACGGTGGACAGTCCGGTCAGGCCTGATCTGAGAGGGGTCTGTGGCCATGGGGGCTGCTCCCTGGGCCCTTCACACCCCCCATGGGGTGCTGGTTCCTGGCTCTGAGGACAGGTGACTCCTCCCACTCAGTGCTCCCAGGGCTTCCCCGtcagtccgtccgtccgtccgtccatccaCCACAGTCGGCCACCTCCCGGCTTCTCCTGTCTGCACCCATTTGTGACTCCGCTCAGCTGCccagacaggacaggacaggactccCTGGGTGTGAAGCTAAAGCACAGAGGCtgtggggggccaggcagagcGCACACGTTAACAggcacaaggacactggttcaagccccggtccctgcctgcaggtctccctccaccccccaggtGTTTCTccacctctcgatttctctctgtttctataaaaaataagGACATGGAACAAATATTTAAGCGCCACAACGGTGAACAGAAGTGTCTAGAAACAAGGCAGGCGCGTGTCTGGCCCTCGGTCCTGGGCTCCGTCCTCAGGGGGCTCCGGGAGGGGACGGCACTCACGTGGGCAGCCGTGGGGGGCTCTGGCCTTAGTTCTTGCCTTTGGGGCGCTCGCCTAGAAGAGAGGGGGGTCCCTGAGCCCAGATGCAAGGCGCCGAGCGTCCGCATCGGCCGCCCGTCTCCCAGGTCTCTGCGCCTCCCTCGGCCTGGGTAGGCCTGAGGGGTGATGGGGGCGGTTGAGACCCCCTCTGTTCCTGCTGCCCGATGGCCCTGGCCGGGCAGAACTCCGCACATGGCCCCGGGGCCACAGGCCGCCAGTGCTGGGCCCTCACCACACAGAGCCCGCTCCCGGCAGGCCTGCTGCTCTTAGCTGCTCCCTGTGGGCCAGACcggcagtctctttctctctctctctctctctctctctctctcatactctgtttattttaatgaaaaagacacagagagaaggaccagAGTGTGGCTCAGCTCTGGAAACAGTAGTCGGTCtcaacttcttctcttccctctccctcttccctccctccttccctccctccatctttccctctccctccctctctttctccctctctccctccttccctctgtccccctccctccttccctctgtccccctccctctcccgtctccctctgtcccctctccctccttccctctgtccccctccttccttccctctgtccccctccctctcccctatctccctctgtcccctctccctccttccctctgtccccctccctccttccctctgtcccctccctccttccctctgtccccctccctctcccctgtctccctctgtcccctccctccttccctctgtccccttcctccttccctctgtcccctccctccttccctctgtccccctccctccttccctctgtccccctccttctcccgtctccctctctccccctctccctccttccctctgtccccctccttccttccctctgtccccctccctctccctgtgggGTCCTGTGGCATCTCGGGCCCTGTGCCCGCCAGTCACTAAAGCCACACTTTCCGTCAGTCTTGTGCACAGGCCGGTCTTGCGTCTGTCACCTGCGGTGGCGGGTGAGGGTCCCCGACTCACCGGGCTCGTGGGAGATGGTCTTCACCGTGAGGAGCTTCACGCTCTCCCTGTCGGACTGAGGgggcctgtggggacaggggCAGCGGGCAGTGCTGCGCCAGGCCAGAGGCCCGGACACAGGGCCAGCAGCTGCCCAGCTCCACCCCCGGGCGTCAGGCCCCGAGTCCCGGGGACCCCAGGACGATGGCTCAGGGGCCCAGAGCTGCAGCCTGAGGACGGAGCCCCGGGCCCGAGGGCCGGCCGAGCAGACGGTGTGGGTCAGCCCTGCTCCAGCTCGGAGGGCCGGCAAGGTCAGGGCTGCGGTCACGGTGGCCCAGAGCCCGGGGGGGCCGAGGTCCTGGCGGCCTTGCACACGGCCCTGGGCCTGTCCTGGGTGTGAGGCAGATGTCCAGAGTGCTTTCTGCATGTGCTCTTGAAAATtatagagagagcgagagcaatagagagatagagagatagagagataggggaaagagaggagagacagcatgaCAGTTCTTCAAAAGACTCCAGTCGGAGGCTCTGTGGTCCTAGGTTCCATCaccagctggagctgagcagggcgccctctctctctctctctctctctcattaaattaaattaaattgggctggggagataatataactGTTCTGCACAAGACTTTCTttctgcccgaggctctgaggttacaggttcaatcgccagcaccatcatcatcagccagagctgagcagggctctgggctcttggtctgtctatatatctatctcatTAAGTAAACatggaaacaaacaagcaaataagtaaatattagaaagaaatgtctagggagccgggcggtggcgcagtgggttaagtgcacgtggtgcgaagtgcaaggaccagcagaaggatcccggttcgagccccggctccccacctgcaggggagtcgcttcacaggcgatgaagcaggtctgcaggtgtctgtctttctctccccctctctgtcttcccctcctctctccatttctctctgtcctatccaacaacaatgacatcaataacaacaacagtaataactacaacaataaaacaaccagagaaacaaaagggaataaataaataaatattaaaaaaaacaaagcaaaaaaaaaaacaagggcacaacaaaagggaaaataaataaataaataaaatataaaatataataaatataaataaaatataaaaaatattttaaaaaaatatataaagaagaaaggaaatgtctcctgcctgaggctttgaggctccaggttcaatccccagcaccaccatcagccagagctgagcaggatctgggagagagagagaaagagagagaaagagagagagagacagagagcaccttCTGTGTGCAGGGTGGGGCCTCTGTTCAGGCTGTAGGAGCCGGGCAGGGGCGTACTCACTGGTCATTCCCATTCTCTGGGgctcctgagagagagagagagagagctggtatCAGGATTGCACACCACCCCAGCCCACCCTGAGGTTCTGTGTATGTGACCTGCTGGGCTTGGacctgggggctgagggctgccTGCACCTCAGACACCAACGTGCCTTTGTGGTGTTTGTGAGGGCATACCCCCTGTGTGTGGGGCTCCTGGACTCCATTGCAGTGCTCAAGCCATGCCCTGCGGGCCCTTGGGTGAGGGGTCCTTGAAATGGGAGTCCAAGGATGGGGCAGCCCTGCGGTGGGGGTCCTTAGGGTGGGGGGTCCTGGGAGAGTCTGTCCTTGCCTCTGAGCATGGCTTTGGGTGTGAGGTACGTGGGCGAGGGCCTTCCCTCTGGGCTGAGCAGTTCCTTGGGCCCCTGCCATGGTGTCCCTAGCTGGCCTTCACAGGCCGTGCTCCCCTCAGGACACAGGCGCTGTCACCCACCTGGCTGCGTCCTCCGGCACAGGCGGTACAGACCCACCAGTGCGAACACGGACAGTGTGATCACAATGAGGGCGATCACCACAGGCAGGATGACGCCTGCAGGGGGACACACTGTCAGGATGGGGGACATGCCATCAGGACAGGGGACAGGTGGACATGCTGTCAGGATGGGGGACACGCCGTCAGGATGGGGGACACGCCGTCAGGATGGGGGACACACCGTCTGGATGGGGGACATGCCATCAGGACAGGGGACAGGTGGACATGCAGTCAGGATGGGGGACACACCGTCAGGATGGGGGATATGCCATCAGGACGGGACAGGTGGACATGCAGTCAGGATGGGGGACACACTGTCAGGGTGGGGGACATGCCATCAGGACAGGGGACAGGTGGACATGCAGTCAGGATGGGGGACACACTGTCAGGGTGGGGGACATGCCATCAGGACAGGGGACAGGTGGACATACAGTCAGGATGGGGGACACACCGTCAGGATGCGGGACACGCTGTCTGGATGGGGGACACACCTTCAGGATGGGGGACACGCCGTCAGGATGGGGGACACACCGTCAGGGTGGGGGACACGCCGTCAGGATGGGGGACACTCTGTCAGGATGGGGGACACGCCGTCAGGATGGGGGACACTCTGTCAGGATGGGGGACACGCCGTCAGGATGGGGGACACTCCGTCAGGATGGGGGACACGCCGTCTGGATGGGGGACACGCCATCAGGATGGGGGACACGCCGTCTGGATGGGGGACACGCCGTCAGGATGGGGGACATGCCGTCTGGATGGGGGACACACCGTCAGGATGGGGGACATGCCATCAGGACAGGGAGCGGGTGGACACACAGTCAGGATGGGGGAGCCGCCACTTCACACAGGGGCAGCCTCCCACTGTGAGAGAAGAGCCTCCTAGGAGCCCCCTGGATTCACTGCTGAGGGGAGACCCCAGCCCAGGCCCACTCCTCACTGCAGAGGGAGGAGTGACGGGTGGAGAATGTTCTAGAATGCAGccgagactcagggacacaggtGACATCTCCAACGTACCATGGGGGGTGTGTGCTGGGAAAGGGGACAGGAGGATCTCAGAAGCTGGGGGGCCAGCTGGTCACCCTCACAGAGGGGTGTCTCAGAGTTCATGGGGTCAATTAGTGACCCTCACCGAAAGGCATCTCAGAGACTGTGCCTTGGGCCTGCAGCTGCCACCCTGGGTGATGGTGAACATGCCTCAGATCACAGAGGACAGAACTGGGTGGGGGTCTCGGTTGACGATTCAGAgctgggtggggttctggggggtCCTGGTGGGGCTCGATCTCTTGTCCCCCCCAATCCCTACAGAGCAGCAGGAGGGGCCCTACTCACTGGAATACTCAGGACTGGCCGCCGCGTGGCCCTCCCTGCTCACACCTGAGTCTGCAAGAGCGAAGGTCAGTCACCTGGGAGCAGGGGCCCGCCTCTCACTCGCCCAGCTTCCCGGGGCCCAGGCCTGGGGCTGTGCTGTTCTCACTAGGAGCTGGACAGGGCACTGACCCCCCAGTGGTCCTAGGGTCACCCCTGAGTGGACAGGGCACGGACCCCCCCAGTGGACATAGGGTCAACCCTCTGAGTGGACAGGGCACTGACCGCCCAGTGGCcaacccaccaccaccccacttgTGGATGTGGCCTCTGGGCAAGGGCCCCTCTGAGAAGGTTGGGGCCCCACGTACCTGGGGACCTGGCAGTGTTGGCAGGGCTTCTCTGTGAGAAGGCTGGCAGGGTGTTGCCTCTGGGAGGGGTGAGCGGGGGCTGGAGCGTGGTCTCTGGGGTGGGGCACAGGTCTCTGTCAGGACATTCTGCTGGGCCACACAGCAGGGCCACATCCTTACTGATTGCCACCCCCCCCAAGTCTGCAGATGCTAGGAGCCCTTCCAGGTGCTATGTGGTTGTGGCAGTGGGCAGGGGCCAGCACACAGCTCTCAGGGCCATTGTGAGAGATGTCCAAGGTGGTGGTTCTGCTGGGGACCTTGTCCCCAGATGCCTTGCCTGGGCTCCCTCCACGGCCCTGCTCCAGGGCGGCTGTCCCCTTCACCCAGATGCTTGTTGTCTGCCCTCAGAGGGACTAAACATGGGGCTTTGGCAggagcgcaccgggttaagcacactcatcatcacgcacaaggacctgggttcgagcccctggtcccacctgcagtggaaggcttcacgagtggtggagcagggctgcaggggtctctctgtcctcGTGTGTGGTGACGTGTGCACCCAGCCAGGCCTTTGGTCTCTAGCTTTTGAACTGGGACAGTACTGGCCTGAGGTCATGACCTGTATGCACAACGTCCCTGTGATTACGAAGGCCCTGGAAAAGTCTGACAAGAATCACTGTCATTCCTTCAGAAGATGTTTCCCCAGCCACCCGGGGTGTCAGCTgtgcaggggaggagggggcacgGTGACACCCAGGTGACACCCTGCTCACCCTGGGGTGGCCCTCCCCGGGCGCCACCCCGCATGCTGACTGGGGCTGGCCTCGCTGTCCGGCAGGGGGACGCGGCCCTGGGGCTGCCGCTGGCCAAGCCCCTGGCATCCAGCTCTGCCCACTCTGCTCCCTGCCGGGTAAGCCCCGCTTCCACACTTACTTTGTGTTGAGGGACTTTGCGAAGTCTGGGCAGCGTGTGACGGGGCCGCGTGTGGCTGTGACGTGGGGAGAGTTGTCCCTGTGGGGCCTGTGGTGAGGGGCTCCGTGGCGCCATTACTCGTGGCTTCAGATAAAGTGAGGGAAACACACCATCCTCAGGGCTGAGCCACCACCGGGCAGACTCGCCGACgccagcccccccccctgcaCAGGGGCAAAGCGGCCTTCAGCCTCCGGGCCCGGCCAGGAAAGGCAGCTTTCTGAGTCTGCAGCTGGGGCAgagcagagggaaggaggggctcCCCGTGCCAGGAACAGCACCAGGCCCCAGACATGGGCTggggctccaggttcagtccccggcaccaccaccagccagggcCGAGCGGGGCTCTGGGGGAAATGATGGTGGTGACGATGAGGCTGCGGAGACAGCTCAgaggctctgcaaaagactctcctgtctgaggccccGGCTTCAATCTGTAGCACCATCatcagctggagctgagcagggctgagagagagggagagagagacagagacagacacagagtgagagagagggagagagagagagagtcagagagagagggagagagagggagagacagagacagagacagacagagagagaggtagaggcagagacatagacagagagagagagagagggagaggaagaggaagaggaagagagagacagagacagagagagaggaagagagagaaagagaggaagagagagaggaagaaagagaggaagagagagaaagagagaggaagagagaaagagagagaggaagagagagaggaagagtgagaggaagaaagagagaaagagagaggaagaaagagagaaagaaagagaggaagagagagaaagagagagagaaagagagagaggaagagagagagggagaggaagagagagagagaggaagagaggaagggaggaagagagagagagagagaggaagagagagaggagaagagagagagagagagagagagagagagagagagggagagagagaccatgtgCTCGGGGTGCAGGCCAAGCTCTGCACTAGGAGTGTGTGGTGGTGTGAGGCTTCTCCTGTCCTCcccgcccaggcccaggcccaggcgcAGCGAGTGGAAGTGGAGTCC
The DNA window shown above is from Erinaceus europaeus chromosome 2, mEriEur2.1, whole genome shotgun sequence and carries:
- the EMCN gene encoding endomucin isoform X1 yields the protein MPLRPPAPVLLCLLLATLSRRLEADAGHSTPVAATAAKPAIPTASVTAAPNAQSTVTPGAASSGGTLGLLVGTALTASKPSSSPAPTGASRLTTTTAGDATSNGATEPLTTGPTGTTLPTSQPHAAPSHAAQTSQSPSTQKTTLQPPLTPPRGNTLPAFSQRSPANTARSPDSGVSREGHAAASPEYSSVILPVVIALIVITLSVFALVGLYRLCRRTQPGAPENGNDQPPQSDRESVKLLTVKTISHEPGERPKGKN
- the EMCN gene encoding endomucin isoform X2: MPLRPPAPVLLCLLLATLSRRLEADAGHSTPVAATAAKPAIPTASVTAAPNAQSTVTPGAASSGGTLGTALTASKPSSSPAPTGASRLTTTTAGDATSNGATEPLTTGPTGTTLPTSQPHAAPSHAAQTSQSPSTQKTTLQPPLTPPRGNTLPAFSQRSPANTARSPDSGVSREGHAAASPEYSSVILPVVIALIVITLSVFALVGLYRLCRRTQPGAPENGNDQPPQSDRESVKLLTVKTISHEPGERPKGKN